The genomic segment CCGTGACAGCGGGTGATCGTGCCCTGGAAGGTGGCGTATTCAGAGTCCAGGCTGAGGGCTAGTGGAGAGCAGAGGCCCGAGGAAGTCTAACGCGGCTCGGCTCCTTGGGTTCGATTTCACCCGTGGCTTAGAGGGCCTGGCGTTGAGACCCGCGACCCCTCCCCAGGTCCCGGCGGGGCGAGCTGCTGCGTCGCCTATTCCGTGCTGGGGGATCGGCAGAGATGGTCACTAAGGCTGCGGCCTGAGAAGCAATATATACCGACACCAGAGGGGAAAGGGCTATTTATTTAGCAAAGTTCACCATCAAATCACTGGACAGGAGAAACAACTCATGGAGAGAACCAACACTTAGCACAAGCAAGAGGGGGAATCCGCTGTACTCGGCTGGGACTTCTCTGGGCACCCTCAGTGTGACGCTGAGCAAAACTCCCTCAGACGTCTTCTAACTGGATCAGCAGCCACGACTGCGAAAAAtccatctttttgttgttgttgttgacacCTCTCTCCGCGGCTTTCTGAATTATATTTAAGAGCGCGATACAGTGTATCTGATGTTAGCAAGCACCCAATTTAGCATTAATTTCTCTGGATGGAAACACGAGCCATATGTTTATGTCAGTAATAGCAGCACTATGCATTTGATCATTTCTGAGcagactgacttatttttttttttttccatctcaaagAGGGAGTTCTGAGAGTTTGTATTCATTTTTGTAGCATCAGCAGCTTTCAGTACAGAGGCCACACAAGTTCCctaatctgattttatttaatttctcgaCTGGTCTGACTCTGATTAGAGGTTCAAATAAAATCGTGATTCTTCTAGGCCTTGATTATgggaaaatatttctctctcctgGCACAGCAGCCATCGCAAGTAAGTTAATTGTTACGCAGTTGTCGCAGAGTAAGCTAGTGTTCTTTGAAGTGGCTCTATTACTAGATTTCCAGatggttgagatttttttttttttttttgtaatatactCAACCTCActtcataaaaacattttcacaagGGTACAGAAATCCAACGGAGACGCGCATCTTTCCAGGCGCGCTCTTATGCGCATAAACAGCTTCGGTTTGGGGAGCcagcaagggggggggggcgtgtaAAACaaagtgagtaaaaaaaaaaaaaaaggttgcacATAGAGTAATTTTAATCCATTCCGTTTTTAAATACcacaataaatttaattttcacaataaattaAATAGCCATATTCAGTTTACAAAATAGAATTACTTAGTGTGAAACCAGTATTTACAACAATATACACTATGTACATGACGTTTCTCTTTGTTGACACAGAACATGGACGTAAAAGGACCTCGACTTTCAGATGTGTGGCTGACATGCTACAAGTGACACCATGGTCTGTACGAGAAAACAATAGTGCAAAATCACCACAGGAACTTTGGGACAATGTCAGTTCTATGAGACGAGACAGTCttttaaatgataagaaaatagcGTTTTCTGTTTTCGCGGCACCAGTTCAGTCTCTGGATTACAGAGCCGGCTTTCCCTTGGAAGAGAATGCGCGACTGAATCCTCTACTTCCCGAAGCTTCACAGCCATCCGTACCGTCTTCACGCATAATCTTTTGGCTTAACTCTATGAAAATAGCGGGCACAAATTCTGACTCCAAGGAAGACTAACTCTTTGAGAACAGCTGACGCCACTGTCCCCCCCAAGACCACCaccttttctttctgtatatagCTCCAAAGATGCAACTACTCAGACagcaaatcattttttctttttttttttttttgtggattttcaatagaaaaagaaTCCATCTTCTATTTGGTCGCCCACGGTGTATGTACAAGTGCACGTGGAAAAATGACTTGGATAGTTGTGTCTAAGAAAAGTGCATGTTATAAGCTAGAGGGAGACCTTGTGTGCCTCCACCAGCCACAACACACAGTGTTATGGGGCTTGTCCTGTTAGGGCCAGTTCAATGTCCTCCCAGTGATCTGGTAAAATTTTTGATTGAAAGGGTGAAAAAATTTGCGCAATTTGGTAATGACAGAGGGGTCCACCTCCGGATGAATGCGCCCCTTGCTGCCCGCCAGGCACTTATTAAAGATAATGTTAAATCGCAAGCAGTAAAACCCTCTGGTAGCATTGAAATATAAGTTGTATTGACTTATCCTCGGGGGAAGATTTAAGAACTTCTCCACGAGCTGAAGTTCTGGCAGAGGTTCCGTGATGAGGCGATCTCCGTCGACAATGTGGAACTGCTCAATGGGAAAGTATTTTAACCACCTTTCCAGATGTTTGGTGTAGATGCTGGTTCTTACCGCCTTGTACTTGGTGTTCACTTCACAGGTATTAGGGTCTATTGCCAGCTTCTCAAACTTGTAGTAAGTTttgttcttcctctccttcccctctagCACCTGAGTGTAATCAGAAATAGCTCTTGTGGTTGGCTCCCTGACAATGATCAACAACTTGATGGATGAGTTCATTTTGTAAATCCTCTCCGGAACCTCCTCCGTGATAAAATACGCGGGGCTCTTTTCGATTGTGATTTGCTGTGGGTAGGAAAAGGGCATCTTTTTCCTGTACCACTCGATGCCCTTGGCATAATTCTCGTCATTGTCAAAAAAGTGGATTTCTTGAGAGGCTTTGACCACAGCGGGATGGAGGTTCAGCATCTCAAGCAGAGCCCTGGTGCCTCCTTTCCTCACCCCAATGATAATGGCCTTGGGCAGCTGCTGGACCAGGTCATGGAGGCGAACCTGGTCCTTGGAAGTATTGCCCTTCCGGAACTCGTGCAGCAGGCCACGCTTGAACTGCAGGGCGCGGAGAGGGAACTCGGCCTGACTTCGCGCTCCGAATCGGCCTTCGATGGGGCAAATGGGTTGTAGCCTGAAAGCAACAGAGAGAGGCCTTTAGAAGCTCGTGGCAGCTGACTTGTCATTTTTCTGCTTCCCTAGTTGGAGCAAGactttaaatgcataaataaaaccACTGGTTCCCAGCCTGCTGCCATCCGTAATGAACATATgtttgggaaattttattttaagcaacCCTGTATTAAATGGAGCACACATAATTGAtgggattatttttattagtgctccttaaaaatttttattcaccAAGCACTTAATTGACTACAGCGTGTACTTATGTTCGCAGCACAGGACAGACAAGTGACACCAGCCATACTAATAGCCTTTTAACAGCTCACCAGTTAACTTCATTTAGAAATCGTGAAAGGCAGAAGAAGATCATCTTGCGCTGCGAGGCCGAAGGCTGGCGGGGAGGCCATGTCTTCTGGGTTTCGTGTGGTACTGTTTTCTTGCAGCTTAGCAGCACTCCTGTGGGTCTCAGAAATCTCTGAGACCTACTCTGAATAGAGGTCCCAGTCTCCGCCTGTGCCTAGTTGGATCACTAACCTGCAAACATCCAATCTTGGCGCTTGCTGAGCTTTTCATTCTATGAGAATTTCTGCCGCTGGCCTTGGGGACAGCTAGGCAAATACTatatttcctctgcctctctctctctctcctctctctttctatctaaAGGGGTCGAGATTATGTTTTTACTTCGCTGAATGTAGGAACAAAGCCAATGCCATCAGCAAGCGCTGTCTATCACCTCCCACTCTTGGGACCAGAAATCAACCAGACCTCGGCAGAGCCAGAAGCTTCGGGTCCTCAGCGCCAAGCCCGTGGAAATCAGGGACTCCGGcgtaggaaggaaggaatgcaATGGACGGAGCCAGAAAGGAGGATCTGTACTGCAGCACTGCCCTAAGTAATGAACCACCACCAGCGCTTTTGTCAGAGAGAAAGGCGTGGTAATGATCATAATGACATCAGACTAGAGTTGCTGCTCGATTTGGCATGGCCAACGTCTATGGGTGGCAAATGCAGTTTCCTTTTGGGTAATAGTCTGGAACCTAACTGAAATTCATTATCACTTCCCTAAGTTTCTCTGAAAAGGCATTTTAGCCTTCTTGCTGAAGGGTGTAGCATCAGTCAAAATGGCTGTTAAGCCAATCCTCCAACTGAAGCTTCTAGCGATCCTAATTACTTGGAGTCTCCGAGGCAATGAGGCTGTCTCGTGCTTTTCCCAAGAGAACCTACTGTACCATTCTCATCTCCTGTAATGTATACAACTAAACGGAGAAGGGGAAAACTTTGTCACACCAAGACTGTTCTGCAGAACTAAGGGAGAAGAGTATGGCCTGTTTGAACATCTATCGTGGTGCTTGTGGAAAACGATATTCATATATTCTCGTTCATGGtgtttgtttcttgttatttCATAGACAACTCATGCTCATTGTGGAAACCATGAAAATATGGAATAGTGTAAAAATAATGAggtttacatttaatattttagaaaaacttgaattttgtttttataaatttgttaacAAGATTAATACTGCTAGAGTTCTAAATGGAAAGCTACATCCAAACtcgttctgtgaggccagcatcaccttaattccaaaaccagacaaagatcccaccaaaaaggagaattatagaccaatatccctgatgaacacagatgcaaaaatcctcaacaagatactagccaataggatccaacacttcattaagaggattattcaccatgaccaagtgggatttatcctcgggatgcaaggctggttcaacactcgtaaagcaatcagtgtgatagatcatatcaacaagaggaaaaacaagaaccatatgatcctctcaacagatgcagagaaagcatttggcaaaatacagcatccattcctgatcaaaactcttcagagtgtagggatagagggaacattcctcagcatcttaaaagccatctatgaaaagcccacagcaaatatcattctcaatggggaagcactgggagcctttccccgaagatcaggaacacaacaggaatgtccactctcaccactgccactcaacatagtactggaagtcctagcctcagcaatcaggcaacaaaaagacattaaaggcattcgaattggcaaagaagtcaaactctccctcttcacagatgacatggtactgtacacagaaagactccaccccaagattgctagaactcatacagcaattcggccgtgtggcagggtacaaaatcaatgcccagaaatctgtggcatttctatatgctaacaatagaactgaagaaagaaaaaatttttaaaaagattttatttatttatttatgagagatacagagagagagagagagagaaatgcagagatgcaggaggagggagaagcaggctccatgcagggagcccaatgcgggactcgatccctggtctccaggatcacgccctgggccgaaggcaggcactaaactgctgagccacccagggatccccttaagaaagagaaattaaggagtcaatcccatttacaattgcactcaaaagcataagatacttaggaataaacctaaccaaagaggtaaagggtctataccctaaaaactacagaacacttctgaaagaaattgaggaagacacagagagatggaaaaatattccatgctcatggattggaagaattaatattgtgaaaatgactatgctacccagggcaatttacacatttaatgcaatccctatcacaataccatggactttcttcagagagttggaatgaatcatcttaagatttgtgtggaatcagaaaagaccccgaatagccaggggaattttaaaaaaagaaaaccacagctgggggcatcacaatgccagattccaggctgtactacaaagctgtggtcatcaagacagtgtggtactggcatcaaaacagacacacagatcaatggaacagaatagagaatccagaagtggaccctcaactctctggttaactaatatttgacaaagcaggaaagactatccactgataaaaggacagtctcttcaataaatggtgctgggaaaattggacagccacgtgcagaagaatgaaactggaccgctctcttgcaccatacacaaacataaactcaaaatggatgaaagatctaaatgtgaggcaagaatccatcaaaatcctagaggagaacacaggcaacaccctttttgaacttggccacagcaactccttgcaagatacatccatgaaggcaaaggaaacaaaagcaaaaaatgaactattgggacttcatcaagataaaaagcttctgcacagcaaaggaaacagtcaacaaaactacaagacaacctacagaatgggagaggatatttgcaaatgacccatcagataaagagctagcttccaagatctgtaaagaacctattaaactcaatagcaaagaaacaaacaatccaatc from the Canis lupus dingo isolate Sandy chromosome 12, ASM325472v2, whole genome shotgun sequence genome contains:
- the HS3ST5 gene encoding heparan sulfate glucosamine 3-O-sulfotransferase 5, with translation MLFKQQAWLRQKLLVLGSLAVGSLLYLVARVGSLDRLQPICPIEGRFGARSQAEFPLRALQFKRGLLHEFRKGNTSKDQVRLHDLVQQLPKAIIIGVRKGGTRALLEMLNLHPAVVKASQEIHFFDNDENYAKGIEWYRKKMPFSYPQQITIEKSPAYFITEEVPERIYKMNSSIKLLIIVREPTTRAISDYTQVLEGKERKNKTYYKFEKLAIDPNTCEVNTKYKAVRTSIYTKHLERWLKYFPIEQFHIVDGDRLITEPLPELQLVEKFLNLPPRISQYNLYFNATRGFYCLRFNIIFNKCLAGSKGRIHPEVDPSVITKLRKFFHPFNQKFYQITGRTLNWP